In Vibrio crassostreae, one DNA window encodes the following:
- a CDS encoding DUF3313 domain-containing protein: protein MKPLKLLLLVATSIFLFGCAGGPIKTATKFTSYEDFQPGPDGGVDLVWARIGLRDAQRLKSKLDDYDSVVIDQIFVLVEEGSLDQEEVQELTDHMVSRLEEKISPHKTIVDAPTGKTLRLSIALSNVETPNPILAVTSSVLPFGLAMSTISKVATGEHTNVGSASVELLVSDAQEGTPLFAAIDREAGNKDFSTMIDSLDDAKDAINYWVERLGDTLQRTDDA from the coding sequence ATGAAACCTTTAAAACTTCTCTTGCTTGTTGCAACCAGCATTTTTTTGTTTGGTTGTGCAGGCGGTCCAATTAAAACAGCAACCAAGTTCACCAGCTATGAAGATTTTCAGCCAGGTCCTGACGGTGGTGTTGACTTAGTTTGGGCTAGAATCGGCCTGCGTGACGCACAACGTTTGAAATCTAAGTTAGACGACTATGATTCTGTGGTCATTGATCAGATCTTTGTGCTTGTAGAAGAAGGTTCGCTCGATCAAGAAGAGGTTCAAGAGCTTACTGATCATATGGTTTCACGCTTGGAAGAGAAAATATCGCCTCATAAAACAATTGTCGATGCACCCACGGGTAAGACGTTGCGCCTGAGTATCGCGTTGAGCAACGTTGAAACTCCAAACCCTATCTTAGCCGTGACGAGTAGCGTTCTGCCATTTGGTCTGGCGATGTCCACCATTTCTAAGGTGGCAACAGGCGAACACACCAACGTTGGGAGCGCCAGTGTTGAGTTATTAGTGAGTGATGCTCAAGAGGGGACGCCATTGTTCGCTGCAATCGATCGCGAAGCCGGGAACAAAGACTTTTCGACCATGATCGATTCTCTAGACGATGCCAAAGATGCGATCAACTATTGGGTTGAACGTTTAGGTGATACTCTACAGAGAACCGATGACGCATAG
- a CDS encoding DUF3820 family protein, whose protein sequence is MLEKENLIKLAKMQMPFGKYAGRTLIDLPEEYLLWFDKKGFPSGELGDLLKLCLALKIEGLDSVVKPLKRM, encoded by the coding sequence ATGCTAGAAAAAGAGAACCTCATCAAACTTGCCAAAATGCAGATGCCTTTTGGCAAATACGCTGGTCGTACATTGATCGATTTACCTGAAGAATATTTACTGTGGTTCGATAAAAAGGGCTTTCCGTCTGGTGAACTGGGTGACCTATTAAAGCTGTGCCTTGCTCTGAAAATTGAAGGACTTGATAGTGTCGTCAAGCCATTGAAAAGAATGTAA
- the aroG gene encoding 3-deoxy-7-phosphoheptulonate synthase AroG, with protein MFQTDDVRINKVKELLPPVAVLEKFPATEVASSTTFESRKAIHNILEETDDRLLVIVGPCSIHDTEAALEYGKRLKVLRDELGDKLEIVMRVYFEKPRTTVGWKGLINDPYMNDTFKLNDGLRLGRKLLLDLTDMGMPTASEFLDMITPQYVADLISWGAIGARTTESQVHRELASGLSCPVGFKNGTDGNIKIATDAIRSASASHHFLSVTKYGHSAIVETAGNPDCHIILRGGKEPNYSAEHVGKIKEELAASGLPQKVMIDFSHANSSKQFKRQMNVSDDVSTQISGGDKAIFGVMIESHLVEGRQDLVDGKAATYGQSVTDACIGWEDTETVLRQLADAVEARRNK; from the coding sequence ATGTTCCAGACTGATGATGTAAGAATTAACAAAGTAAAAGAGTTATTACCACCTGTTGCTGTTTTAGAAAAGTTTCCAGCGACAGAAGTTGCTTCTTCTACAACCTTTGAAAGCCGTAAAGCGATTCATAATATTTTAGAAGAAACCGATGATCGCTTACTCGTTATTGTAGGTCCATGTTCTATTCATGATACTGAAGCTGCTCTTGAGTACGGCAAGCGTTTGAAAGTGTTACGCGACGAACTCGGTGACAAGCTTGAAATCGTAATGCGCGTTTACTTTGAAAAGCCACGCACAACGGTAGGTTGGAAAGGTCTAATCAACGACCCGTACATGAACGATACGTTCAAACTAAATGATGGCCTTCGTCTAGGACGCAAGCTACTGCTTGACCTAACTGACATGGGCATGCCGACAGCAAGTGAATTCTTAGATATGATCACACCTCAATACGTTGCTGACCTAATCAGCTGGGGTGCAATCGGCGCGCGTACTACTGAATCTCAAGTTCACCGTGAATTGGCTTCTGGTCTATCTTGCCCTGTTGGCTTTAAGAATGGCACAGATGGCAACATTAAGATCGCAACGGACGCAATCCGTTCTGCTAGCGCTTCTCACCACTTCTTGTCTGTAACTAAATACGGCCACTCAGCTATCGTTGAGACAGCAGGTAACCCTGATTGTCATATAATCCTACGCGGTGGTAAAGAGCCAAACTACAGTGCAGAACACGTTGGTAAGATTAAAGAAGAGCTAGCAGCTTCAGGTCTTCCACAAAAAGTGATGATCGATTTCAGCCACGCAAACAGCTCTAAGCAGTTCAAACGTCAAATGAACGTATCTGATGACGTAAGCACACAGATCTCTGGTGGTGATAAAGCTATCTTTGGTGTGATGATCGAATCTCACCTTGTTGAAGGTCGTCAAGACTTGGTTGATGGCAAAGCTGCAACTTACGGTCAATCTGTTACTGATGCATGTATTGGTTGGGAAGACACTGAGACAGTACTTCGTCAACTGGCAGATGCTGTTGAAGCTCGTCGCAACAAATAG
- a CDS encoding phosphohexomutase domain-containing protein (capsular polysaccharide biosynthesis protein; catalyzes the formation of D-mannose 6-phosphate from alpha-D-mannose 1-phosphate), with amino-acid sequence MKSPLDLSCFKNNDIRGIIGQQINEHFAFLFGKAFGEHVLCASTETSLYDSAQVVIGRDNRETSLSLQKAITKGLNESGIGVIDLGMTGTEEIYFATRHLQAIGGIQITASHNPINYNGMKLVGADARPISKNSGLDIIKQRIEVLGQELKNGITISRVLPSDSCRKANILAPYVEYLLSYITPSKLSPMKIVVNAGNGVAGHVIDALEERFNELNVPISFIKVHHTPDGKFPNGIPNPLIKENQIATRNAVLAHSADLGIAWDGDFDRCFFFDEKGNYIEGYYIVGLLTEAFLLKDSNATVLHDMRMTWNTIEVAERLGGNAVGVKAGHALIKEKMRKLNAVYGGEMSAHHYFRDFGYCDSGMIPWLLVIELISKTQQSLHQLTCTSMLKFPSSGEINRRVSDPNRVIASVLEHYKKGAVAVDFIDGISVNMGTWRFNLRKSNTEPLIRLNVETQKDKALLSHKVEELLSFLI; translated from the coding sequence ATGAAATCACCATTAGACTTGAGCTGCTTTAAGAATAACGATATCCGCGGCATCATTGGTCAACAAATCAATGAACATTTCGCCTTTCTGTTTGGAAAAGCATTTGGCGAACACGTACTTTGTGCTTCAACTGAAACGTCACTCTACGACTCAGCTCAGGTAGTGATTGGCCGTGATAACCGCGAAACGTCCCTTTCATTACAAAAAGCTATCACCAAAGGCTTAAACGAGTCTGGCATAGGCGTGATCGATCTCGGTATGACAGGCACTGAAGAGATTTACTTTGCGACTCGCCACCTACAAGCAATAGGCGGAATTCAAATTACAGCAAGCCACAATCCAATCAATTACAACGGAATGAAATTAGTCGGTGCAGATGCGAGGCCAATTAGTAAAAACAGTGGTTTAGATATAATCAAACAGCGTATTGAAGTTCTGGGTCAAGAGCTGAAAAACGGTATAACTATCAGTAGAGTGCTACCTTCTGATTCTTGCAGAAAGGCCAATATTCTTGCTCCGTACGTCGAGTACCTACTCTCGTATATAACCCCATCAAAGCTGTCACCGATGAAGATTGTGGTTAATGCTGGGAACGGTGTTGCAGGGCATGTCATTGACGCGTTAGAGGAGAGGTTTAACGAACTGAATGTTCCTATCTCTTTCATCAAGGTTCATCACACTCCTGATGGGAAATTCCCTAATGGTATTCCAAACCCCTTAATCAAAGAAAACCAGATTGCGACACGAAATGCTGTGCTAGCTCATTCCGCCGACCTTGGTATCGCATGGGATGGAGATTTTGATCGTTGTTTTTTCTTCGATGAAAAAGGCAATTACATTGAGGGTTACTACATCGTCGGCCTGCTAACCGAAGCCTTCTTGCTGAAAGACTCCAATGCGACTGTACTACACGACATGCGCATGACATGGAATACAATAGAGGTTGCAGAAAGACTAGGTGGAAACGCTGTTGGCGTAAAAGCTGGGCATGCTTTGATCAAAGAGAAAATGCGAAAGCTCAACGCAGTGTACGGTGGTGAAATGAGCGCACACCATTATTTCCGTGATTTTGGATATTGTGATTCAGGCATGATTCCTTGGCTACTGGTTATCGAACTAATTTCGAAGACTCAACAATCTCTTCACCAATTGACGTGTACCAGTATGCTTAAATTCCCCTCTTCCGGAGAGATAAATCGCAGAGTTTCAGATCCCAACCGAGTTATAGCTTCTGTTTTAGAACACTATAAAAAGGGCGCCGTTGCGGTAGACTTCATCGATGGTATCAGTGTGAATATGGGAACATGGCGCTTCAATCTGAGAAAATCGAATACAGAACCACTGATACGCCTCAATGTTGAAACCCAAAAAGATAAAGCTTTGTTGTCACATAAAGTCGAAGAGCTACTGTCTTTTCTCATTTAA
- a CDS encoding mannose-1-phosphate guanylyltransferase/mannose-6-phosphate isomerase: MILPVILAGGSGSRLWPLSRELYPKQFLNIAGEQSMLQQTLLRLQGLEAHLSDTECAAPFIICNEEHRFIAAEQARSANIQHSGILLEPVGRNTAPAIALAALQALSHSNSNQQNKSDPILLVLAADHHIAKTTEFQQTVARGVEYAKQGKLVTFGITPNAPETGYGYIKQGKPLSHHAFAIECFVEKPDLATAEQYISSGQHLWNSGMFMFRASRYLEELAEHRPEILAACKLALATQNTDLDFIRIDAEAFKSSPSDSIDYAVMEKTSHAAVIPMDVGWNDIGSWSAIWDVSDKDEHNNVIEGDVLTVDSQHNYIHSENKLVATVGVENLIIVETKDAILVANKDKVQGIKSIVSQLNQAGRTEHVHHREVFRPWGKYDVIDLGKRDKVKRITVKPGHKLSLQMHHHRAEHWVVVAGIAKVTNDEKTYLVEEDQSTYIPLGHVHSLENPGELPLEMIEVQTGSHLSEGDIIRYQDSYGRDVKCEQPDSSQIIKSN, translated from the coding sequence ATGATTTTACCTGTCATTCTAGCTGGCGGCTCTGGTAGCCGCCTCTGGCCACTATCTCGCGAGCTTTACCCTAAGCAGTTCCTCAACATCGCAGGTGAGCAATCTATGCTTCAGCAAACCCTTTTGCGTTTGCAAGGCCTTGAAGCGCACTTAAGTGATACCGAGTGTGCCGCTCCCTTCATCATCTGTAATGAAGAACACCGCTTTATCGCTGCAGAGCAAGCTCGATCGGCTAATATCCAACACAGTGGTATTCTGTTAGAGCCTGTAGGTCGAAACACAGCGCCCGCCATCGCACTTGCAGCCTTACAGGCCTTAAGTCACTCGAACAGCAACCAACAGAACAAGTCAGATCCAATATTATTGGTACTGGCAGCCGATCATCACATCGCCAAAACGACCGAATTTCAGCAAACGGTAGCGAGGGGTGTCGAATACGCGAAACAAGGCAAACTGGTCACATTTGGTATTACTCCCAACGCTCCAGAAACTGGCTATGGTTATATCAAACAAGGAAAGCCACTCTCCCACCATGCTTTTGCCATTGAATGTTTCGTTGAAAAACCTGACCTAGCCACCGCAGAGCAATACATTAGTTCAGGACAGCACCTCTGGAACAGCGGCATGTTCATGTTTAGAGCATCACGCTACCTTGAAGAACTTGCTGAACATCGTCCAGAGATCTTAGCGGCCTGTAAACTCGCTCTCGCGACACAAAACACCGACCTCGACTTTATCCGTATTGACGCCGAAGCATTCAAAAGCAGTCCGAGTGACTCTATCGACTATGCCGTGATGGAAAAAACGTCACACGCTGCAGTAATTCCTATGGATGTTGGTTGGAATGATATTGGTTCATGGTCTGCCATCTGGGATGTCAGTGATAAGGACGAGCACAACAACGTGATTGAAGGCGATGTGTTAACTGTCGATTCTCAGCACAACTATATTCATTCCGAAAATAAATTGGTTGCGACTGTGGGTGTCGAAAACCTGATTATTGTCGAAACCAAAGACGCTATATTGGTTGCGAATAAAGACAAAGTTCAAGGCATAAAATCGATTGTTAGTCAGCTGAACCAAGCTGGTCGCACAGAACATGTTCATCACCGTGAGGTGTTTAGACCTTGGGGTAAATACGATGTAATCGACCTAGGTAAACGCGACAAAGTAAAACGTATCACCGTAAAACCCGGTCATAAGTTATCGCTACAAATGCATCACCATAGAGCGGAACACTGGGTTGTCGTAGCGGGCATCGCGAAGGTGACTAATGATGAGAAAACTTACCTAGTCGAAGAAGACCAATCCACCTACATTCCATTAGGACATGTTCATAGCTTAGAAAACCCAGGCGAACTGCCACTCGAAATGATCGAGGTACAAACCGGCAGCCATTTGAGCGAAGGCGACATCATTCGATATCAAGACAGTTATGGGCGAGACGTGAAATGCGAACAACCTGACTCATCTCAAATCATCAAATCGAACTAA
- a CDS encoding mechanosensitive ion channel family protein, translated as MNEFLTQVQTYINQSHSDWANSVLFITIASFLAWVAWRIVHNRLEILVQKTPFHWDDLLLEALKTPVSTLLWCWPATVSIGLILQDQFGNEINWLKTLKHILIICTFVWFTLRMITNTEAYVLEQKNRDETTVQAIAKVARLFFMVMGGLTVMQAFGLSLSGLLTFGGVGGLIVGLAAKDLLSNFFGGMMIYFDRPFKVGDWIRSPDRQIEGTVERIGWRMTIIRTFDKRPLYVPNSVFSNIVVENPSRMLNRRINETFGLRYQDASKLAAIVDDVKAMLETHPDIDAKQTLMVNFDKFGPSTLNFFIYTFTKTVNWVRYHEVKQDVLLQVLAIIHKHNADIAFPTQTLKIDPQGFSETQDIVIPNPEGHR; from the coding sequence ATGAATGAATTCTTAACCCAAGTACAAACCTACATTAACCAGAGCCATAGTGATTGGGCGAACAGTGTCCTATTCATCACTATTGCGAGTTTTCTTGCTTGGGTAGCTTGGCGAATTGTCCACAATCGCTTAGAAATTCTGGTTCAGAAAACCCCTTTCCACTGGGATGATCTGCTACTAGAAGCACTGAAAACCCCAGTCAGTACGTTACTTTGGTGTTGGCCAGCCACGGTCTCTATCGGGCTGATCCTCCAAGACCAGTTTGGTAACGAAATCAACTGGTTAAAAACGTTAAAACACATTTTGATCATATGTACCTTCGTTTGGTTTACCTTACGAATGATCACCAACACTGAAGCATACGTCTTAGAGCAAAAAAACAGGGATGAGACAACTGTACAGGCGATTGCAAAAGTAGCTCGCCTGTTCTTTATGGTCATGGGCGGCCTGACAGTCATGCAAGCGTTTGGACTCAGCCTGTCTGGCCTTCTGACCTTTGGTGGTGTGGGTGGTTTGATTGTCGGTTTGGCAGCAAAAGATCTACTCTCGAACTTCTTTGGTGGCATGATGATCTACTTCGACCGACCTTTTAAAGTCGGTGATTGGATTCGCTCTCCCGATCGTCAAATCGAAGGTACTGTCGAACGTATTGGTTGGCGCATGACCATCATCCGCACCTTCGATAAACGCCCTTTGTACGTGCCAAACTCGGTTTTCAGTAACATTGTGGTAGAGAACCCATCAAGAATGCTGAACCGCCGAATCAATGAAACCTTTGGGCTTCGTTACCAAGACGCGAGCAAGTTGGCTGCTATTGTGGATGACGTAAAAGCCATGCTTGAAACGCACCCTGATATCGATGCCAAACAGACGTTGATGGTTAACTTTGACAAGTTTGGGCCATCAACACTTAATTTCTTTATCTACACCTTCACTAAGACCGTCAACTGGGTGAGATACCATGAAGTTAAGCAGGATGTGCTACTGCAGGTGCTAGCAATTATTCACAAACATAATGCGGATATCGCCTTCCCAACGCAAACACTTAAAATCGACCCGCAAGGTTTTAGCGAAACTCAAGACATTGTCATTCCCAATCCAGAAGGTCATCGATAA
- a CDS encoding potassium channel family protein → MSDKQYAVIGLGRFGLSVCQELQSSGSQVLAVDIDEERVKEAAAFVSQAIVANCTSEETVKELRLDDYDMVMVSIGSDVNSSILTTLVVKESGAKAVWVKANDKFHGKILSKIGADHIIMPERDMGIRVARKMLDRRVLEFIDLGSGLAMTEIVIGAKLLGKQLRELKLCKETGVEVLGFKRGPNLTKAPELDVSLEIGDVVIIAGPKETLSRKLRNW, encoded by the coding sequence ATGAGCGACAAACAATATGCAGTTATCGGTTTAGGGCGTTTTGGTTTATCTGTTTGCCAAGAACTTCAAAGTTCAGGTTCACAGGTGTTAGCCGTCGATATTGATGAAGAGCGAGTGAAAGAAGCCGCGGCTTTTGTTTCACAAGCGATTGTTGCTAACTGTACGAGCGAAGAAACGGTAAAAGAGTTAAGGCTAGACGATTATGACATGGTGATGGTGTCGATTGGCTCTGATGTTAACTCGAGCATTCTAACCACTTTGGTGGTGAAAGAGTCAGGCGCAAAAGCCGTCTGGGTGAAGGCGAACGATAAGTTCCACGGTAAGATCCTCTCTAAGATTGGTGCTGACCATATCATCATGCCAGAGCGCGATATGGGTATTCGTGTTGCGCGCAAGATGTTGGATAGACGCGTTCTTGAGTTTATCGACCTAGGCAGTGGTTTAGCGATGACCGAAATTGTTATCGGTGCTAAGTTGTTGGGTAAGCAGCTTCGCGAACTCAAGCTGTGCAAAGAAACTGGCGTTGAAGTTCTTGGCTTCAAGCGTGGCCCAAACTTAACCAAAGCACCGGAACTGGATGTGAGTTTAGAAATCGGTGATGTAGTGATCATTGCAGGGCCGAAAGAGACCTTGTCTAGAAAATTACGTAATTGGTAA
- a CDS encoding TrkH family potassium uptake protein, whose translation MNSLKRKGTFYTLKRDEKPRKGSEPKIILTSFLGVLIPSAILLTMPVFSVTGLSFTDALFTATSAISVTGLGVVDTGEHFTLAGKILLMFLMQVGGLGQMTLSAVLLYMFGVRLSLKQQALAKEALGQDRKINLRKLVKKIIIFALVAEFIGFVLLCFRWVPEMGWSTGSFYALFHAISAFNNAGFALFSDSMMSFVDDPLVIFTLAGLFIFGGLGFTVVGDLSSNWRKGFRHLHLHTKIMLTATPTLLLVGTILFWLLERNNSATMEGLSTQGQWLAAFFQSASARTAGFNSVDLSQYTQPALLVMIVLMLIGAGSTSTGGGIKVSTFAVAFVATWTFLRQKKHVVMFKRTVTWQAVTKSLAIIVVSGALLTTAMFLLMLTEKAAFDRVMFEVISAFATVGLTAGLTANLTEPGKYIMIVVMVIGRIGPLTLAYMLARPEPSLLKYPEDTVLTG comes from the coding sequence ATGAATTCGTTAAAACGAAAAGGTACTTTCTACACGCTTAAGAGAGATGAAAAGCCACGTAAAGGCTCTGAACCTAAGATTATTCTGACTAGTTTCTTAGGTGTTCTTATCCCTTCGGCCATACTTCTGACGATGCCTGTTTTTTCTGTTACAGGACTTAGCTTTACAGATGCGTTGTTTACCGCGACTTCCGCGATCAGTGTGACAGGTTTGGGTGTAGTCGATACGGGTGAGCACTTCACTTTGGCTGGAAAAATCTTGCTGATGTTCTTGATGCAAGTGGGCGGGTTAGGGCAGATGACCCTATCTGCGGTACTGCTCTACATGTTCGGTGTTAGGTTGAGCCTTAAACAACAAGCACTCGCGAAAGAAGCGCTTGGCCAAGATCGTAAGATTAACCTTCGCAAATTAGTTAAGAAGATCATAATCTTTGCATTAGTGGCTGAATTTATCGGTTTTGTATTGCTCTGTTTCCGCTGGGTGCCTGAGATGGGATGGTCAACGGGTAGCTTTTATGCACTTTTTCATGCGATATCAGCATTCAACAACGCAGGTTTTGCACTGTTTTCAGACAGTATGATGAGTTTTGTTGATGATCCATTGGTGATCTTCACGTTAGCTGGTTTGTTTATTTTCGGTGGCTTAGGCTTCACAGTCGTCGGAGACCTATCGAGTAACTGGCGTAAAGGTTTTCGACATCTTCATTTACACACCAAGATTATGCTAACCGCCACTCCGACTCTATTGTTAGTGGGTACGATATTGTTCTGGCTGTTGGAAAGAAATAACTCAGCAACCATGGAAGGATTATCGACTCAAGGGCAGTGGCTAGCCGCATTTTTCCAGTCGGCTAGTGCTCGTACTGCTGGCTTTAATAGTGTGGATTTGTCTCAGTACACTCAGCCTGCATTGTTGGTAATGATTGTACTGATGTTGATTGGTGCTGGCTCTACCTCAACAGGTGGTGGTATTAAGGTTTCGACCTTTGCAGTCGCTTTTGTCGCAACATGGACCTTCCTACGTCAGAAAAAGCACGTGGTGATGTTTAAGCGCACTGTGACTTGGCAAGCGGTAACAAAGTCGTTGGCCATTATTGTGGTAAGTGGGGCGTTATTAACCACCGCGATGTTTTTGTTAATGCTTACTGAAAAGGCAGCGTTTGATCGAGTCATGTTTGAGGTGATTTCTGCCTTTGCAACGGTTGGTTTAACGGCTGGCTTAACTGCAAACCTGACTGAGCCCGGTAAATACATCATGATTGTGGTTATGGTGATTGGACGTATCGGCCCCCTGACCTTGGCTTATATGCTAGCTCGCCCAGAGCCTTCCTTGTTGAAATACCCAGAAGACACGGTGTTAACGGGTTAA
- the msrB gene encoding peptide-methionine (R)-S-oxide reductase MsrB has product MNKLSKILVSLVVVLPLISLFVSQTGTANTMDKTADSGKNEIATLAGGCFWCTESDLEKLTGVTDVISGYSGGELENPTYKQVSSGKSGHIEVINVTYNPDLVSYEQVLDQFFRHIDPTDNKGSFVDRGPQYRPAIFYHNQEQKDVAQNFMMEIDKAKIFGAPLKTELIKFEKFWPAEGYHQDYYKKSKVRYNYYRYASGRDQYLDKIFGDDRKENPQTIRQIIDSKNATANAKTYVKPSDAEIKAKLTSLQYDVTQDDATERPFDNKYWDNKQEGIYVDIVTGEPLFSSKDKYKSGTGWPSFTQPISEAYVVTTTDYKLLYPRTEVRSKFGDSHLGHVFKDGPKPTGLRYCMNSAAMRFIPADKLVEEGYEEYVEMFEG; this is encoded by the coding sequence ATGAATAAACTATCTAAAATATTGGTATCACTCGTAGTCGTACTGCCACTGATTTCGCTGTTTGTAAGCCAGACTGGCACTGCCAATACAATGGATAAAACGGCTGATTCAGGTAAAAATGAAATCGCGACACTGGCTGGTGGTTGTTTTTGGTGTACAGAGTCCGACCTAGAAAAACTGACAGGCGTGACCGACGTTATCTCTGGGTATTCTGGTGGTGAATTAGAAAACCCCACTTATAAACAAGTATCTTCAGGTAAGTCTGGTCACATCGAAGTCATCAACGTGACTTACAATCCAGATCTTGTCAGCTACGAACAGGTTCTTGACCAATTCTTTAGACACATAGATCCAACCGATAACAAAGGCTCATTTGTAGACCGAGGCCCTCAATATCGACCTGCTATTTTCTATCATAATCAAGAGCAAAAAGACGTCGCTCAGAACTTTATGATGGAAATCGACAAAGCTAAGATCTTTGGTGCTCCACTAAAAACAGAACTGATTAAGTTTGAAAAGTTCTGGCCTGCCGAAGGTTACCACCAAGATTATTACAAAAAGAGCAAGGTTCGTTATAACTATTACCGTTACGCTTCCGGTCGTGATCAATATTTAGATAAAATCTTCGGTGATGATAGAAAGGAAAACCCACAAACTATCCGCCAGATCATCGACAGCAAAAATGCGACAGCAAACGCTAAGACCTACGTTAAACCGTCTGATGCTGAGATTAAGGCGAAACTAACCTCACTGCAGTACGATGTAACACAAGACGATGCAACAGAGCGCCCGTTTGACAACAAATACTGGGATAACAAGCAAGAAGGTATTTACGTTGATATCGTCACCGGTGAGCCTTTGTTCTCGTCAAAAGACAAATACAAATCAGGTACAGGCTGGCCGAGCTTCACGCAACCAATCAGTGAGGCTTATGTCGTAACCACTACCGACTACAAGTTGCTTTACCCAAGAACCGAGGTCCGCAGTAAATTTGGTGATTCTCATCTAGGTCATGTATTTAAAGATGGCCCTAAACCTACAGGTTTACGTTACTGCATGAACTCAGCCGCAATGCGCTTTATCCCTGCGGATAAATTAGTGGAAGAAGGCTACGAAGAATACGTTGAGATGTTTGAGGGCTAA
- a CDS encoding OsmC family protein has translation MQAEVKWVEGFKFLGQSQSGHSVVMDGSGGATAPSPMEMVLMAAGGCSSVDVVDGLKSAGQNITGCNAKLETTRRETAPKIFTVINIHFEVSGDNLDPELVAKVCADSLEKYCSVCLMLGAGVEMTHSWEII, from the coding sequence ATGCAAGCAGAAGTTAAATGGGTCGAAGGCTTTAAATTCCTAGGTCAATCTCAATCAGGTCACTCTGTCGTGATGGATGGAAGTGGCGGTGCTACTGCGCCAAGCCCGATGGAAATGGTGTTAATGGCTGCCGGTGGTTGTAGCTCTGTTGATGTGGTTGATGGTTTGAAATCTGCTGGCCAAAATATCACAGGCTGCAATGCAAAACTTGAAACCACACGTCGTGAAACCGCACCAAAAATCTTTACCGTGATTAACATTCATTTTGAAGTGTCTGGTGACAACCTAGATCCTGAGTTGGTCGCTAAAGTGTGTGCTGACTCTTTAGAAAAGTACTGCTCAGTGTGCTTAATGCTGGGTGCTGGCGTTGAAATGACGCACAGCTGGGAAATTATCTAG